The window CAAAATTAATTTTAATATCGTCTATATTTATTGTCGGATTAGTTTTTAAAAGCATATTCTATAATATTTGCGCCCATTTTTAAAGCCTTTTCTCTTACTTCTTTAGGATTATTGTGTACAACAGCATCTTCCCAACCATCACTTAAATCAGTTTCGTAATCGTAAAAGACAATTAATCGTCCTTCGTAAAATAAACCAAAACCTTGTGGAGGTTGTTTATTGTGTTCGTGTATTTTTGGTAATCCGTTTGGAAATGAAAAAGTCTGATTATAAATAGGGTGACTGCTTGGTATTTCTTGTAATTCTAATTTCGGAAAAACCTTTTTCAGTTCTCTTCTAATGTATTTGTCTAATCCATAATTATCAGAAATATGAAGGAAACCACCAGAAATAAGATAGTTTTTTAAGTTTTGTGATTCATCATCAGAAAAGAAAACATTACCATGTCCAGTTAAAAATAATATTGGGTAATTAAAAATATCTTCATCTTCCGCAGAAACAGTTTGTATATTTTTGTTAATTAATGTTTTACAATTTGTATTGGTAAAAGCAATTAAATTTGGAAGCGCAGTAGGATTTGAATACCAATCTCCACCACCATTATATTTTAAAATTGCAACTTCTTGTGCGTTAATTATGTATGTTGATAAGAGTAAAAGGAAAGTGAAAATAAAGCGCATATTAAATTTTAGTATTCATAAATTTTAACTAAACGTCTACAACGTTTTTTTATATATGAAGCAATATAGTAATTTTAGGGCATAAAAAAACACCATCATAGCAAATGGTGTTTTGCGCAAAACTCTCCTTTTTCATATTTGAGAAATTCCTCAACGCGTTATTTAGATATTATAATCGAAAATTTAAACCCCTTCAGCTTTTCTAATTATTTTATCTACATCAAATTTAAGGATAATTTTAAATATAGATGTCCGAAAACGTCCAAATTGGACGTTTTCGGACAAATTTCACATTAAAATAACGTGTATTATTTTTTAGCTCTAAATTCAGCAGGAGTCTTTCCAGTGTGTTTTTTAAAGACCGTGTAAAATGTAGATCTTGATTTAAAACCAGATTCTAGGCCAACGGCAGTAATTGTATATTGATTGTAATTACTGTCAGTAAGAAGTTTTTTGGCTTGTTCTACCCGCAATTCATTCATGTATTCTGTAAATGATTTTTGTGCACTAGAATTCATAATTGCAGAGAATTTACTTTTACTCATGCCAAGTTCTTCAGCTAATATTTCTCGAGTAATTTTACTTTCTGTAAACTTTTTATTGGATAAAATATAGTTATGAATTATTGTAAATTCTTCATCGTATTTATCTTCAATAGAGGTGGTTTCTTTAGTTGT of the Tenacibaculum todarodis genome contains:
- a CDS encoding DUF4159 domain-containing protein; the protein is MRFIFTFLLLLSTYIINAQEVAILKYNGGGDWYSNPTALPNLIAFTNTNCKTLINKNIQTVSAEDEDIFNYPILFLTGHGNVFFSDDESQNLKNYLISGGFLHISDNYGLDKYIRRELKKVFPKLELQEIPSSHPIYNQTFSFPNGLPKIHEHNKQPPQGFGLFYEGRLIVFYDYETDLSDGWEDAVVHNNPKEVREKALKMGANIIEYAFKN